The genomic interval GATAACTGATTTTATCATTGGCTTTTCCTATCACTTCCAAATTTAAATAGTCTTCATAAAAACGAGCCCCTTCAGAAAATTCTTTTTCTATTGTAGAATTAATACTATTAGAGAAATCTAAAAATATGTTAAAATGAGAATTTTCATCTGTTGTGTTTTTTTGTTTTATAATTTCTGCAAAACTATGAGAAGGATAAAAAAACCATAAAAAAATAATAAGAAAAATATTTATTTTCATTTTTTTAATTTTATTATTCAATCATAATATAATAAATTTTCCAGTATAAAAAACTTTTTTTAAAACAAAACAAAATAGTTTTAAAAAATATTAAATTTTTTTTACATAACTATAAAAAAAATGGATAAAAATAAAATAAGAAAAAAAGAAAAAAAAATTCTTAAAACCATTTTTGGATTTTTTTTATTAGGAAGTAGTATTTTTTTGTTTTTAAGTTTTTTTTCTTTTCTTTTTCATTGGAAAAATGATCAAAGTCAACTCGAAAAACTTTTCGATAAAGAAATTATAGCAGAAAATTTACTTGGAAAAATAGGAGCAATCGTTTCTCACTATTTTATTCACTGTGGAATAGGAATTAGCGCTTTTTTTATTCCTATATTATTGTTTTTCACAGGATTAAAAATTCTTTTTATGAATAAAAAACTGTTAAATAATTTTTACAAATCTACAATATATAAATTGTTATTCTTTAACATATGGCTTCCCATCTTTTTTTATGTTATTGTTCCTAATCAAGGTATATTCAGTGGAATTTTTGGATTTGAAATAGGAAACTATTTAATTCATTTATTTGGAAAAGTAGGATTATATATGCTTCTTTTGACGAGTATCATTTTTTATTTGATTATCATTTTTCGTATCAGCACTCCAACCATAAAAAATGGAATGAAAAAAAAAATACAAAATATTAACAAAAAAATAGACGAAAGATTAAATTTTTTAAACACAAAAATTGTCAATAAACCAAATATGGATTCTTCTTTCAGTAAAGACAGTAAAAAAAAAAACTTTCTTCATTCTATTCTTTATAAAAAAAAAGAAGACTTTTCATTTATTGATTTAAAAATCGATTTGGAATCGAATAAAAAAAAAATAATTCAAATACTAAACTATTATAATATAGAAGTATGTGAAATAAAAGCGAGTATAGGACCTACTATAACTTTGTATGAAATATATCCTAAAATGGGAACACGTATTTCTAAAATCAAAAACTTAAAAAATGAGATTGCCTTAAATTTATCCGCGATATCCATAAGAATTATTGCCCCTATACCTGGAAAAGGATCTATTGGTATAGAGATCCCCAATTATAAGCGTTATCCCGTTTATATACAAGATATTTTATTCTCAGAAGAAAGTAACAAAAAAAGTCATAAAATGGAACTTCCCATTTCTTTAGGAAAGACGATATTTAATGATATTTTTATTGTAGATTTAGCGAAAATGCCTCATATACTTATAGCAGGCTCAACGGGACAAGGAAAATCCGTAGGATTAAATATTATGATTGTTTTTCTATTATATAAAAAAAGTCCAAAAGATATTAAGTTTATTTTGATTGATCCAAAAAAAGTAGAATTATCAATATATAAGAAGATTTCAAAATCTTATTTTGCGATACTTCCGAATTCTATAGAACCTATCATTACAGATTTACATGAAGTAAAAAATATATTAAATTCTTTATGTAAAGAAATGGATCAAAGATATGCTATTTTAGAAAAATATCAGGTTAGAAATATTAAAGAATATAATAATGTAAAATATAATAAACATCATTTGCCTTATATCATATTAATTATTGATGAATTTGCCGATTTAAATATTAATAATAATAAAAAACAAATAGAAACATATATAACCCGGTTAGCACAGCTTGCTCGTGCTGTAGGCATTCATTTAATTATAGCAACACAACGTCCATCCGTAGATGTAATTACGGGATTAATAAAATCCAATTTTACTGCAAGAATTGCATTTAAAGTAAGTTCTAAAATAGATTCTAGAACTATATTAGATTGCACCGGTGCTGAACAATTAGTAGGAAAAGGTGATATGCTATTTTCTAATAGAAATGAATTGATACGATTACAATGTCCGTTTCTGGAATTATCAGATTTAAAAAAAATTGTTGATTTTTATGAAAATAATAATAAAAAAAATGAATACTTTTTTTTGCCAGAACCGGATATGATAGATAGATAAATCAATAAGTTTTAATTAAAATTTATCATGATAATAAAAAAACTGGATTTATACATGATTCGATTATTTATAGCTCCTTTTTTAATTATTTATTCTACAATATTTATTATTTTTATGATCCAATTTTTTTGGAGTCAAGTAGATGAACTCACAGATAAAAATGTTAGTGTTCTTATAATATTAAAATTTGTATTTTACTTTGGGATATCTATTCTTCCATTAGTAACTCCTATTGCTTTATTATTGACTTCTATTATAATATTTGGGGACTTTTCAGAAAATCAAGAATTGATCGCTATCAAATCTTCTGGAATCTCTCTTTTTCGTATAATGATCCCTATTTTATGGGTTACCTTTGTTTTATCCATTGGATTGTATTTATTTTCAGATTTTGCTATTCCAAAAGCGAAAATGAAAGCTAAAAAATTAGGATATCAAATATCATTAACTCATCCATTTTTAAAATTAAAAGAAGGAATTTTCGTAAATATTTTACCAAATTTTTTCATAAAAATTGATAGAAAATCAATAAATAATAATTATTTACATAATATATTTATTTTTTTTTATGAAAAAAATTCGCTTGTTAATACTATCCTTTCTCAAAAGGGAGTTTTAATCCCTGATAAAGAGAATGAATCTATTCAATTGAAATTAATAAATGGAGTTTTATATAGTGAAAATGAAACAAAAAAAAAACAATATTCTTATCAAATTATAGAATTTGATACTTTAATTCAAAATTTTAAAATTCCTTCAGAATCAAAAATGAAAAACTTAGATGACTATGATTTTTATCAAACTCTTAATACAAAAAATCTTATTAAAAAGATTAACTTTTTAAAAAAATATAAAAATACCTACGAAAAGAAAATATACTTAGCCAAGCTGCAATTAGAATTGCAAAAAAAATTTACATTTCCAGTAACATGCATTATAATGTTTCTTATTGGAGCGCCATTAGGCGCTATTATCAGAAAAGGAGGAATAGGTTATCCAACTATGATAGCAATGATTATATTCATCATCTATTATACTTTACTAACTATCACTCAAAATAAAGTAGAAAAAGCCGAAATATGTCCATGGATAGGAGCTTGGGTACCAAATTTTATTTTTTTCCCAATAAGTATATGGATGACTTATAAAACTGTAATGGATGATTTTTATATATAATTAAATTAAATAGATATGGTTTTTGATTCAAATCAAAATTTGAATGGTATTGAAGAGGCCATACAGGATATCAAAAATGGAAAAATTATTATTGTGGTTGATGATAAAAATCGTGAAAATGAAGGAGATTTTATAGTAGCTGCTGAAAAAATAACTCCTAAAATTGTAAATTTTCTCATTACTCATGGTAGAGGATTAGTTTGTGTCTCTTTAACAGAAGAAAAATGTGATCAATTAGAACTTCAAATGATGGTAAAAAATAACACAGATCCTAGAAAAACGGCTTTCACCGTATCTGTAGACTTGCGAGGCTATGGCGTTAGCACTGGCATTTCTGTTTCAGATAGAGCGAAAACTATTTTTTCCTTAGTTAATGAAGTAAAACCAAGAGTATTTAACAAACCAGGACATATATTTCCTCTCCGTGCAAAAAAAGGAGGTGTCTTAGTAAGACCTGGACATACAGAGGCTGCTATTGACATAACTCAAATGGCAGGATGCATTCCTGGAGGAGTATTGGTAGAAATACTAAACAAAAACGGATCTATGGCTCGTTTACCACAATTGATTCAAATAGCCAAAAAATTTCATATGAAAATTATATCTATAGAAGATCTTATTAAATATAAGATAAAATGCGGTCTGGACGGGATTTGAACCCGCGACCCCATGCGTGACAGGCATGTATTCTAACCAACTGAACTACCAGACCAAAAATTCATTAAAGCATCTAATTTTTTTCTTATGTCTTCTTTAGAAAGAATCCCAATATGGATATCTTTTTTTTCTCCATTTTTAAAAAAAATCATAGTAGGAATACTACGTATCCCATATTTATCAGAAGTTTTTGGATTATTATCCACATTCAACTTAAAAATTGACACTTTTGTATGATATTCAGAAAATATTTCTTCTAATAAAACAGATAAAGCCTTACATGGAGCACACCATGGGGCCCAGAAATCTACTAGAACAGGTTTTTCTGATTTAGAAATCAACTTTTCAAAATTGTCATCGTTTATTTCTTGTAACATATTTTTAAATAAAAAACATAACAAACAAATTTACCTTTTTTGTTTTAAATTCAAAAGTTAAAATCTTTCAACAAACAGATATAAATATCTATTCCCTCCATGATTTCTGAAATCAAAACATATTCATTAGGCGTATGAGAACGTACACTATCTCCTACTCCCATTTTAATAGTAGAAAAAGGCATTATGCTTTGATCCGAAAGAGTAGGAGATCCATAAGTTTTTCTTCCTACTAATTTAGCTTTTAAAACAATAGGATGCATAGGATTTATAAAAGATGAATTTAAATGAGAAGAACGTGGATTCATTTTAGAATGAATTTTTTTTCGTATCATCTCAATCAATTCCTCATTTCTATATAATTCATTAGTTCTGATATCTATGACAAAAGAACAAATATCAGGAATGACATTATGTTGTATTCCTCCTTGTATTTGAGTTACATTTAAAGTAGTAGAACCTAGTAAATCCGACTTTTTATCAAAATAAAAGTTCCTCAAGCGTTCTATATCTTTTGTGGCTATATAAATAGCATTGATTCCTGTATTTCTCGCAGAGTGTCCTGTTTTTCCTTCAGCTACACAATCTAATACTATTAACCCTTTTTCAGCAATAGCTACTTGCATTTGTGTTGGTTCTCCAACAATTCCTAAGTCTATAGATCCCAATTCATGTAAAATTGATCTTACACCTGAAGAACCAGATATTTCTTCTTCTGCAGTAATAGAAAGTATTAATCTATAAGGTAATTCCGATAAATTACTTAAATATATAAAAGTAGATATCAATGAAACGATAGAAGCTCCAGCATCGTTACTGCCTAATCCAATTAGTTTATCTTCTTGTTTGATCGCTGTAAAAGGATCAGTTTTCCAATTTTTTCCTGGTTTTACCGTATCATGATGAGAATTTAATAATATGGTTTGTATATCTTCTTGTTTAGAATAATTATTATTTTCAGTCCATATATTGTTAAATTTTCTTTTTACATGAAATCCATATTTATGAAGATAATCCTCTATTAGGAAAGAAACCTTATTTTCTTGTTCAGATATAGAAGGCGTATTGATGATCTGTATTAGAAGTTGTATGGCTTCTTCTTTTAAAACTTTTAAATCGACTACAGACATAGCTTGGTCTTATTATTCACATCATTTAAATGGTTAGGTTGGCCTATACTGACCTTGGATACTCCATTTTTTAATGCAAAAAAAGCATTTTCCAATTTAGGAATCATTCCATTTGTTATGGTATGATTTTGTTTCATTTTTTGAAATAAATGAAAATTGATTTCTTTAAAATAAGATTCCGAATCTTTCACATCTCGTAAAACCCCTTTTTTTTCAAAACAAAAATGTAACTCTACTTCACAATCTTTATCTTTTTCCTTAGCTAAGGATATAGCAATATAAGCAGCTATTGTATCTGCATTTGTATTGAGTAGATTTCCGATTCCATTATGTGTGATAGAACATAATACAGGAATGATATTATTTTTTAATAAAAATTTTATTAAATGTGTATTGACACTTTTCACATTAACATCTCCCACATATCCATAATCAATATTTGTCATTTTACGTAAATATGATTTAATGCAATTTCCATCAGCTCCACATAAACCTAAAGCGTTACAATGATAAGATTGTAATATTGCCACGATATTTTTATTAATTACTCCTGCATAAGTCATAACTACTATATCCAAAGTTTCTTTATCTGTTATTCTTCTCCCTTGTATCATTTTTGGTGAAACCCCCATTTTTTTTGAAATAAAATCCGCTTTTATTCCTCCTCCATGAATCAACACTTTATATCCTTGTAGTTTACAAAAAGCCTCCAAAGAATCATGAAGACACTTACGGTCATTAATTAAATGTCCTCCAATTTTGACTATGTGGATTTTCATGATAAAGATTGTAACATTCTTAAAAAAATTATTTGCGAAGCATAAATTCTGTTTTTTGCTTGTTCTAATACAATGGAATATTTACTGTCTAAAACCGCATCTTCCACTACTACATTTCTCCTTACAGGCAAACAATGCATAAATTTAGCTTGATTGGTTAGTTTCATTTTATTTTCAGTAATCATCCAATCTGAATTTTGACAAAGCATTTTTCCATAATCTAAATAACTACTCCAATTTTTAGCATAAATAAAATCTGCATTTATAAATGCTTCATTTTGATTATGTGTCGTATAAACTCCATTAGAAAATTTTTTATGTAGATTATATTTTTCTGGACACGTAATTGTAAAATTTATCTGTTCTATTTTTGATATCCATTGAGAAAAAGAATTCGCAACGGAATGAGGCAATGATTTTACATGAGGAGCCCAACTTAATACTACTTTACATCTTTTTTTAAAAAAAGATGTAAATTCTGCAATAGTCATAACATCTGCTAAAGATTGTAAAGGATGTAAAGTTGCACTTTCCATGTTAACTACTGGTACTCTGGAATAATTTAATATTTTATTAAAAATAATTTCTTGATAATCATAATCTTTATCTAACAGGTTTGGAAAAGTTCTTACTGCAAGAATATCACAATAGACACTCATCACAGAAATAGCCTCTTTAAGATGTTCTTGTGTGAGATTCATAACGCTTCCGTCATTCATTTCAATTGTCCAAGAATCCCTATGAACATCTAATATCCAAGTATCGCATCCTAAGTTAAAAGCCGCTTTTTGACAACTAATTCTTGTACGTAAGCTAGGATTGAAAAAAACCAATCCGATTGTTTTATTTTTTCCAATATGATGAAAATCATATGGATGCTTTTTCAAAATAAGAGCATCTTTAATGAGATCATGTACATTGATAACATCTTCAACACTAAAAAATTTTTTCATAAATTTATTTATATTCAGTATTCATCCCAAGCTTTTATAAATAATTGATCTGTAGATAAATTACAGAATGCTTGTATAAAAGCTTTTGCCAAACGGGCATTAGTGAGTAAAGGAATATTAAAATCGACAGCATAACGTCTAATAGTATAATCATTATTTAACTCTGATTTGCTTAGATTTTTTGGAATATTAATAATAAGATCCAATTTTTTATTTTTTATTAACTCAAGAACATTTGAATATTTCTTGACATTAGGCCAATAAACTTTTATTGAAGGAATTCCATTATGGGATAAAAAACTATTAGTTCCTTCTGTCGCAAACAATATATATCCTTTTTTATGCAAAAGTTTTACAACTTCTAAAAGATCTAATTTAGATTCAATAGGGCCTCCAGATATCAATATATTTTTTTTGGGAACAGTATAGCCTACAGAAAGCATAGATTTTAAAAGCGCTTCATCAAAAGTATTTCCTAAACATCCCACTTCTCCTGTAGAAGCCATATCTACACCTAAAATAGGATCTGCATCTTGCAAACGGGAAAAAGAAAATTGAGAAGCTTTTACCCCCAAAAAATTTGTAATAAAAAAATTAGGTTCTATTTTATTTTTCTTTTTTCCAAGAATAACTTGAGTAGCTAATTCAATCATATTAAAATGAGAAATTTTTGATACAAAAGGAAAACTTCTGGAAGCTCTCAAATTGCATTCAATTACTTTTACTTCATTATCTTTAGATAAAAATTGAATATTGAAAGGTCCAGATATATTAAAATATTTGGATATTTTTTCAGATATACGAATAATTTCTTTTAATGTAGATAAATATAAATTATGTGGAGGATATACTAATGTTGCATCTCCTGAATGTACTCCTGCAAATTCTACGTGTTCTGATATAGCATAATACAAAATTTCTCCATTTTGAGAAACAGCATCTAATTCAATTTCCTTAGCATTTTGAATAAATTCTGTAATAACTAATGGATATTCAGAAGAGATGGATACTTTATCACGAAGATAATGCTGCAGTTCTTCTTGATTAGAAATAACATTCATATCCGCTCCAGAAAGAACATAAGAAGGTCTAACCAATATAGGAAAATCTACTTCTTTTATAAATTTATGAATAGCATCAAAATCTGATAATTCTTTCCATCTAGGTTGTCTAATTTTTAAATGATCCATAGCATTAGAAAATTTATATCTATTCTCTACTTTATCAATGGAAACAGGAGAAGTTCCTAAAATTTTAACCTTTTTTTCATAAAGTTTTAAAACTAAATTATTAGGAATTTGCCCTCCCATGGAGACAATTGTTCCTTTAGGTTTTTCTAGTTCAATAATATCTAATACACGTTCTAAAGTCAACTCTTCAAAATATAATCTATCACATACATCAAAATCGGTGCTGACAGTTTCCGGATTATAATTTATCATTATGGATCTATAAGATTCCTTATGAATCGTATTTAATGCATTGACACAACACCAATCGAATTCAACACTACTTCCAATTCTATAAACACCAGATCCTAATGTAATGACAGACTTTTTATCCTCTTCGTAAATAATATCATGTTGAATCGCATGATATGTTAAATATAAATAATTTGTATACGCCGGATATTCAGACGCTAAAGTATCAATTTGTCTTACATATGGAACTATATTTTTTACTTTTCTACGTTCCCTTATTTCTTGCTCTAAATTAAAAATATTGTAATCTCTATTTTTTTTAAAAAAAATACTAGCTATTTGTATATCAGAGAATCCTTCTCTTTTGGCTTTTCGTAACAATTCTTCTGGAAGATCTCTAAAATTATCAAAACGATCTATCTTTTTTTTTGTTTGAAAAATATTATCAAGCTGGTATAAAAACCATGGATCAATCTTTGTTAAATGATGTATTTCTTTTATGGAAATACCTGATTCTAAAGCCTCTTCTAAAAAGAGAATTCTTTGGTCTGTAGGTTTTTTTAGATATTCTTTTAGTAATCGAACAGATTTCAATTTCTTTTTATTCATAACATTAATAAATCCTTGCATGCCTATATCTAACATCCGAATTCCTTTTTGTAAGGCTTCTTCAAAAGAACCTCCAATAGCCATAACTTCTCCTACACTTTTCATACTAC from Blattabacterium cuenoti carries:
- a CDS encoding Rossmann-fold NAD(P)-binding domain-containing protein: MKKFFSVEDVINVHDLIKDALILKKHPYDFHHIGKNKTIGLVFFNPSLRTRISCQKAAFNLGCDTWILDVHRDSWTIEMNDGSVMNLTQEHLKEAISVMSVYCDILAVRTFPNLLDKDYDYQEIIFNKILNYSRVPVVNMESATLHPLQSLADVMTIAEFTSFFKKRCKVVLSWAPHVKSLPHSVANSFSQWISKIEQINFTITCPEKYNLHKKFSNGVYTTHNQNEAFINADFIYAKNWSSYLDYGKMLCQNSDWMITENKMKLTNQAKFMHCLPVRRNVVVEDAVLDSKYSIVLEQAKNRIYASQIIFLRMLQSLS
- the argB gene encoding acetylglutamate kinase, which gives rise to MKIHIVKIGGHLINDRKCLHDSLEAFCKLQGYKVLIHGGGIKADFISKKMGVSPKMIQGRRITDKETLDIVVMTYAGVINKNIVAILQSYHCNALGLCGADGNCIKSYLRKMTNIDYGYVGDVNVKSVNTHLIKFLLKNNIIPVLCSITHNGIGNLLNTNADTIAAYIAISLAKEKDKDCEVELHFCFEKKGVLRDVKDSESYFKEINFHLFQKMKQNHTITNGMIPKLENAFFALKNGVSKVSIGQPNHLNDVNNKTKLCL
- the ribB gene encoding 3,4-dihydroxy-2-butanone-4-phosphate synthase, which encodes MVFDSNQNLNGIEEAIQDIKNGKIIIVVDDKNRENEGDFIVAAEKITPKIVNFLITHGRGLVCVSLTEEKCDQLELQMMVKNNTDPRKTAFTVSVDLRGYGVSTGISVSDRAKTIFSLVNEVKPRVFNKPGHIFPLRAKKGGVLVRPGHTEAAIDITQMAGCIPGGVLVEILNKNGSMARLPQLIQIAKKFHMKIISIEDLIKYKIKCGLDGI
- the carB gene encoding carbamoyl-phosphate synthase (glutamine-hydrolyzing) large subunit, encoding MKIDKVLILGSGALKIGEAGEFDYSGTQALKALKEEGIYTILINPNIATVQTSKEIADKVYFLPLTLFFIKRVIDKERPKGILLSFGGQTALNCGIQLFQEGIIEKYKIKVLGTSIESIIHSEDRNLFRNRLTCINIKTAKSFVAHSMDDAISYALEIGFPIIIRSAYTLGGLGSGFAKNVNDLKKIVNKAFSYSSQIVVEEYLEGWKEIEYEILRDQYDNCIAVCNMENFDPIGIHTGESIVVAPSQTLTNSEYYSLRKLAIYIARDFHIIGECNVQFALNPSLEDYRVIEVNARLSRSSALASKATGYPLAFVAAKLSLGYGLHELKNSITRNTSAFFEPALDYVVCKIPRWDLKKFYGVSNRIGSSMKSVGEVMAIGGSFEEALQKGIRMLDIGMQGFINVMNKKKLKSVRLLKEYLKKPTDQRILFLEEALESGISIKEIHHLTKIDPWFLYQLDNIFQTKKKIDRFDNFRDLPEELLRKAKREGFSDIQIASIFFKKNRDYNIFNLEQEIRERRKVKNIVPYVRQIDTLASEYPAYTNYLYLTYHAIQHDIIYEEDKKSVITLGSGVYRIGSSVEFDWCCVNALNTIHKESYRSIMINYNPETVSTDFDVCDRLYFEELTLERVLDIIELEKPKGTIVSMGGQIPNNLVLKLYEKKVKILGTSPVSIDKVENRYKFSNAMDHLKIRQPRWKELSDFDAIHKFIKEVDFPILVRPSYVLSGADMNVISNQEELQHYLRDKVSISSEYPLVITEFIQNAKEIELDAVSQNGEILYYAISEHVEFAGVHSGDATLVYPPHNLYLSTLKEIIRISEKISKYFNISGPFNIQFLSKDNEVKVIECNLRASRSFPFVSKISHFNMIELATQVILGKKKNKIEPNFFITNFLGVKASQFSFSRLQDADPILGVDMASTGEVGCLGNTFDEALLKSMLSVGYTVPKKNILISGGPIESKLDLLEVVKLLHKKGYILFATEGTNSFLSHNGIPSIKVYWPNVKKYSNVLELIKNKKLDLIINIPKNLSKSELNNDYTIRRYAVDFNIPLLTNARLAKAFIQAFCNLSTDQLFIKAWDEY
- the trxA gene encoding thioredoxin, with protein sequence MLQEINDDNFEKLISKSEKPVLVDFWAPWCAPCKALSVLLEEIFSEYHTKVSIFKLNVDNNPKTSDKYGIRSIPTMIFFKNGEKKDIHIGILSKEDIRKKLDALMNFWSGSSVG
- a CDS encoding LptF/LptG family permease, translating into MIRLFIAPFLIIYSTIFIIFMIQFFWSQVDELTDKNVSVLIILKFVFYFGISILPLVTPIALLLTSIIIFGDFSENQELIAIKSSGISLFRIMIPILWVTFVLSIGLYLFSDFAIPKAKMKAKKLGYQISLTHPFLKLKEGIFVNILPNFFIKIDRKSINNNYLHNIFIFFYEKNSLVNTILSQKGVLIPDKENESIQLKLINGVLYSENETKKKQYSYQIIEFDTLIQNFKIPSESKMKNLDDYDFYQTLNTKNLIKKINFLKKYKNTYEKKIYLAKLQLELQKKFTFPVTCIIMFLIGAPLGAIIRKGGIGYPTMIAMIIFIIYYTLLTITQNKVEKAEICPWIGAWVPNFIFFPISIWMTYKTVMDDFYI
- a CDS encoding M20 family metallo-hydrolase; amino-acid sequence: MSVVDLKVLKEEAIQLLIQIINTPSISEQENKVSFLIEDYLHKYGFHVKRKFNNIWTENNNYSKQEDIQTILLNSHHDTVKPGKNWKTDPFTAIKQEDKLIGLGSNDAGASIVSLISTFIYLSNLSELPYRLILSITAEEEISGSSGVRSILHELGSIDLGIVGEPTQMQVAIAEKGLIVLDCVAEGKTGHSARNTGINAIYIATKDIERLRNFYFDKKSDLLGSTTLNVTQIQGGIQHNVIPDICSFVIDIRTNELYRNEELIEMIRKKIHSKMNPRSSHLNSSFINPMHPIVLKAKLVGRKTYGSPTLSDQSIMPFSTIKMGVGDSVRSHTPNEYVLISEIMEGIDIYICLLKDFNF
- a CDS encoding DNA translocase FtsK 4TM domain-containing protein, with the translated sequence MDKNKIRKKEKKILKTIFGFFLLGSSIFLFLSFFSFLFHWKNDQSQLEKLFDKEIIAENLLGKIGAIVSHYFIHCGIGISAFFIPILLFFTGLKILFMNKKLLNNFYKSTIYKLLFFNIWLPIFFYVIVPNQGIFSGIFGFEIGNYLIHLFGKVGLYMLLLTSIIFYLIIIFRISTPTIKNGMKKKIQNINKKIDERLNFLNTKIVNKPNMDSSFSKDSKKKNFLHSILYKKKEDFSFIDLKIDLESNKKKIIQILNYYNIEVCEIKASIGPTITLYEIYPKMGTRISKIKNLKNEIALNLSAISIRIIAPIPGKGSIGIEIPNYKRYPVYIQDILFSEESNKKSHKMELPISLGKTIFNDIFIVDLAKMPHILIAGSTGQGKSVGLNIMIVFLLYKKSPKDIKFILIDPKKVELSIYKKISKSYFAILPNSIEPIITDLHEVKNILNSLCKEMDQRYAILEKYQVRNIKEYNNVKYNKHHLPYIILIIDEFADLNINNNKKQIETYITRLAQLARAVGIHLIIATQRPSVDVITGLIKSNFTARIAFKVSSKIDSRTILDCTGAEQLVGKGDMLFSNRNELIRLQCPFLELSDLKKIVDFYENNNKKNEYFFLPEPDMIDR